A window of Cloacibacillus sp. genomic DNA:
AAGACTTTGAAGCGTATCAATATTTTGATTAAGGATATCGAACGCAACGGGTATGACGGTATCGGCAAGCCGGAGCCTCTTACGGACAATCTTTCCGGTTATTGGAGCCGTCGTATAGACTGCGGCAATAGGATAGTTTATAGGATTTCGGGCGACT
This region includes:
- a CDS encoding Txe/YoeB family addiction module toxin, coding for MMIKCWDEDAWEDYLHWQNVDRKTLKRINILIKDIERNGYDGIGKPEPLTDNLSGYWSRRIDCGNRIVYRISGDCIEIIQCGSHYRDH